Genomic segment of Caproiciproducens sp. NJN-50:
GCACACCGAGGAAATGTTCACCGGCCACATTATTGTGAAGGCGTTCGGCCGCGAACAGGAATCGATCGAAACCTTTGAGCAAATCAACGACGACCTCTACGCCGCCGGATGGAAAGCCCAGTTTATGAGCGGCGTCATGTACCCGCTGATGAATTTCGTGAGCAATATCGGCTATGTGCTGATTTCGGTGGTCGGCGGAATTTTCGTGACGAAAAGCATGCTGAACATCGGGGATATCACGGCGTTCATCCAATACTCCAGGTCGTTTTCCATGCCGATCATCCAGACCGCCAACATCGCGAATATCATCCAGTCCACCCTCGCCTGCGCCGAGCGCGTTTTTGAAGTCCTCGACGAGGAGGAGGATATCCCGGACGCGGCGGACGCCGTGAAAATGGAAGACCCCCAGGGAAATATCCGCTTCGACCACGTGAAATTCGGCTACTCGGAATCCGCGCCGCTGATGGAAGACATGAATCTTGATTTCAAGCGGGGCGAGACCGTTGCCATCGTGGGGCCGACCGGAGCGGGAAAGACCACCCTGGTCAATCTTCTGATGCGGTTCTATGAGATCAACGGCGGCGCCATTACCTTCGACGGAGTGGATATCCGGAACATCGCCCGGGGAAATCTGCGCACCATGTTCGGCATGGTGCTTCAGGACACCTGGCTTTTCAACGGGACGATCGAGGAAAACATCGCCTACGGAAAGGAAAACGCGACGCATGAGCAGATCGTGGCCGCGGCGAAGGCCGCTCACGCGGACCACTTTGTCCGATCCCTGCCCGACGGGTACCAGACCGTTCTGAACGAGGAGGCGTCCAACATCTCGCAGGGGCAGAAGCAGCTTCTGACCATCGCCCGCGCGATCCTGGCGGACCCGGCCGTGCTGATTCTGGACGAAGCGACCAGCAGCGTCGACACCCGCACCGAAGTCCTGATTCAGAAGGCGATGAGCGTGCTGATGAGGGGAAGGACCAATTTCGTCATCGCACACCGGCTTTCCACGATCCGCGACGCCCATCTGATCCTCGTGATGAATCACGGGACGATTGTCGAAGCGGGGAACCACCGGGAACTGATGGCGAAAAACGGGTTTTACGCCGACCTTTACAACAGCCAGTTTGCCGGGGCGAATCTGTAATCATCAGATGGAACAGCGGCGCGGAGCAAAAGCTCCGCGCCGCTGTTCGCTACCATGCCGCCACCTGTCCGTCCGCCCGCGATTCGCTGCCTCCCGTGAGAACTCCTTCCGCGTTTTTCCAGATGATCTGCCCTCTGCCGAAATCGTCCGTGACGGTGGAGATGCTGATTTCGTGGCCGCGGTCCTGGAGCTCCCGGACCAGATGGGCGGGGAACTCGGGCTCCACCTCGATCCGCTTTCCGCCAACCCAGCGCCAGCGCGGCGCGTCAAGACTCTGCTGGGCGTTCAGGCCGAAGTCCACCGTGTTCGTCACGACCTGCAGGTGTCCCTGCGGCTGCATAAAACCGCCCATCACCCCGAACGGCCCGACCGGGGCGCCGTCTTTTGAGAGGAATGCGGGGATGATCGTATGATAGGACCGTCTGCCGGGTCCGATGAAGTTCCCGGATTCCGGATTCATGGAAAAATTCATCCCCCGGTTTTGGAGGGAAATGCCGGTTCCCGGCACTACCAGCCCGGAGCCGAAGCTGCAGTAGCTGCTCTGGATGTAGGAAACCATGTTTCCATCGGCGTCCGCCGTGCAGAGGTAGACCGTGCCGCCTTTTTCGGGCTGTCCCGCCTTTGGAAGGACTGCCCGGTCCCCGATCAGGCTGCGCCGTTCCTCGGCGTAGGATTCGCTCAAAAGGGCTTCGGCGGAAACTTTCATCGTTGCCGGGTCGCCGACATATTCCCTGCCGTCTTCATAAGCCAGTTTCAGGGATTCGATCATGCGGTGAATGCTGAGCGGACTGTCCCTGCTTTCCATCGGGAATCCCTTTAAAATGTTCAGCGCCATCAGCGCCACGATTCCGTGCCCGTTCGGCGGAAGTTCTGAAATCTCGTATCCGCGGTAGCGGACGTGAAGAGGCCGGACCCAGTCCGACGAATGCCGCTCCAGGTCGCTTTTCCGGAGCAGACCGCCTGTTGCGCGGGAAAACCGGTCGATTTTTTCCGCCAGCCCGCCGCGATAGAAGCTTTCGCAGTTGGTTACAGCCAGCTCTTTCAGCGTTTCGGCAAGCTCCGGCAGACGGAACAATTCTCCCGCGAGGGGTGCGCGTCCCGACGGGAAAAAGGTGTCCCGGAGCGGTTCGTATTCCGGTCCGGTCAGCCCTCCGAGGAACTCTTCCTCGAACCGTTTCCAGGCGGCCGCGGTCACCGGACCGACCGGCCAGCCGTCTTCGGCGCAGATGATAGCGGGTTCCAGCGTCCGCGTCAGAGGAAGCCGGCCGAAGGTTTTGGAAAGTTCCGCCCAGGCGGCCGGAATGCCGGGAACGGTGACAGGCAGCCACCCAAAGCGCGGAACCTCCGAAAAACCGCAGCTCCGCACGGCTTCGGCGTTCAGCAGGGCCGGCGATCGCCCGCTGGAATTCAGGCCGTGCAGCCGGCCGCCGGCCCAGACCAGTGCGAACGCGTCCCCGCCCACGCCGTTGGACATCGGCTCCGTCACGGTCAGTACGGCCGCCGCCGCGACGGCGGCGTCGACGGCATTGCCCCCCTGTTTCAAAATATCCAGCCCGGCCTGCGCGGCAAGCGGCTGCGATGTCGCGACCATTCCCTTTGTTCCGAATACCACTTTGCGGGTGGACGGGTATCGGTAGGATAAATTCCGGTCCATGTTCCATGCCTCCCGTTTATGTTCTGATTTGCATTAAAGTCCCGTGCGGTACAGCGGAATGACGTTGATGACTGGCACCTCGTAGGGGTGCGCCGCTTTGACCGCCCGGATGGTTTCCTCCACGCTGTCTTTTTTGCAGAGAACCTCCACTTTATATTCTTCTCCAACACAAATTCGGCTTTGTTCGCCGTCGTAAGGATGGCTTCCCTCCAGCGGGCGCCAGCACCCTGTGACCTCGCTGTAGGAAAGACAACTGTCGTAATTTCCGATATGCCCAGCGTCCGCGCTTTGCAGCGCCCTGCGAATGGCTTCCAGGTGCGATTTTGGAACGAAGATTTCCATTTTGCAGAATTCAAAGTCCATGTGCTGTTCCCTCCCGTTTTTCTGCATTATAGCGAAAAGCGTCATCTTTGTAAAGAGAAAAAATAATAATAGTTATTATTTTTTAAACAAAAATTTGTTCCGTCCGCCCCTGTGTTTCTCTGTTTTTGCGGTGGATTTTACCAATCAAATCGGTTATGATAAAAATAGAAAAAGAATCGGTGAAAGGGAGGATTCGATATGAAGGAAAATTTTTTAAAGGCGCTCGAAAGCCGCCGCTCGATCTATTCCATCGGGAGGAACTCCGCCGTGACGGAAGATGAAATCCTTTCGATTGTCCGCCGTGCGGTCAGCGCGTCGCCAAGTGCGTTTAATTCTCAAAGCTCCCGTGTCATTGTCCTGTTTGGGAAAAATCATGACCGCTTATGGGACGACCTCAAGGGAATCCTGAAAGGCATGGTCCAGGCGGACCGTTTCGCCAAGACGGAGGAAAAGATCGACTCGTTTCGCAGCGGGTACGGGACCGTTCTTTATTTTGAAGATCAGGACGTCGTCACCGGTCTGCAGAATCAATTCCCGCCCTACAAAGACAATTTCCCGCTCTGGTCGCTTCAGTCCTCCGGCATGCTGCAGCTTGCCGTATGGGCGGCGCTGGAGGAAGCGGGCTTGGGGGCAAGCCTGCAACACTACAATCCGCTGATCGACGAAAAGGTGAGGGAGAACTGGGGCGCCCCCAAGAGCTGGAAGCTGCTGGCTCAGATGCCGTTCGGCAGCGTGGAGGGCAAACCGGAGAGCAAGGATACGGGGAACGTTGACGAACGGGTCAAGGCGTTCCGGTAGAAACGGGGGAGCTCCATGAAACTGGTATTGCTTCGGCACGGGGAGAGCGAATGGAACAAAAAGGACCTGTTTACCGGCTGGACGGACGTGGACCTGTCCGACAACGGCAGGGAAGAGGCGCGAAACGCGGGGGCTCTGCTTCGGCAAAACGGCTTTGACTTCGACCTGTGTTACACCTCCTGCCTGAAGCGAGCCATCCATACGCTGAATCTAGCTTTAGAGCAGATGGACCGGGAATGGCTTCCGGTCGTGAAAAGCTGGAAGCTGAACGAACGCCACTACGGCGCGCTGCAGGGGCTGAACAAGGCGGAAACCTCGCAAAAATACGGCGAAGAGCAGGTACAGATGTGGCGGCGCTCCTTTGACGTCCGTCCGCCCCTGCTGGACGAAGGCGACGGGAGGAATCCCCGCCTTCAGGCCCAGTACCGGGAGGTGCCGGCGCGGGAGCTGCCGCGGGGTGAAAGTCTGGCGGATACCATCGCAAGGGTCGTTCCTTATTTTGAGCGGAACATCCGAAAAGAGATGGAAAGCGGAAAGCGTGTTCTCATCGCGGCTCACGGAAATTCCCTGCGCGCGCTGATTTACTGGTTTGAAAAGCTCTCGAAGGAGGAAATCACGGGGGTCAATCTCCCGACCGGCGTGCCTCTGGTCTATACGCTTGATGAAAAGTGGAACGTCACCGGCAAAGAATACCTTGGCGATCCGGAATTGATCCGGGCCAAAATCCAAAGCGTTGCCGATCAGGGAAAGACGAAGGAATCATGATCTGATAGAAACCTCCCCGCCGCACATACTAAGCGGGGAGGTGATTTTTTTGTCTAAGGCCAGCGTCTATTTCAGCCTGAAGCATCAGGAAGACCAGCGAGACTGCGAAGAAATCAAGCGCCGCCTCGACTCGATTCCGGGCGTTCTCTCCGTCAGCATCAGCAGGGACCGCGACAGGGTGGCCGTCGACTACGATACAACGGGAACCGGGCCGGATCAGCTCCGCGGCAAGCTGGACGAGTGCGGGTGCGCCGTCGAAGCCGAGCACTGGCAGGAGCATAGAATGTAAAAACAGGCCGCGCGGCTTTTTTCGGGCCGCGCGGCCGTTTTTTGTTTCACGGAAGAATTCGCCTTGAAAAGCGGTGCGGAAAACGGTAAAATAAAATCACATTTGATTGGAAGGAAGAATGTGGCAATGAATCGGGAACGATTGGAAAAAGTGATTACATATATGCGAAAGGAAGACCTGAACCAGATTCTGGTGACGGCCACTCCGTCCGTCTATTATCTGACCGGGGTCTGGGTGGAACCTTTCGAGCGCATGCTCGTTCTCTATCTTCGGAGCGACGGAACCGTCAAGCTGTTCGGCAACGAGTTGTTCTGCCTGAAGCCGCAGGCGGGGGTGGAACTGATTTTGCACAAAGATGGAGAGAACCCCGTGCAGGCTCTTGCCGACGCCCTGCTGCCGGGCAAAATCGGTATTGACAAAACGTGGAGGTCCGGGTTTCTGGTCGGCCTTCTGCAGAGCAGGAGCGACCTTGTGCCTGTGGAAGGTTCCGCCCCGGTCGATCTTGCCCGCATGCGGAAGGACGAAGAGGAAATCGCGTCGATGCGGCAAGCGTCGCAGGTCAACGACAAAGTTATGGCGTTTGCCGTCGGCATGGTGAAGGAAGGAGCGCGTGAAAATGAAATCGCGCTCGCCGTACAGAACCTGTATGCCCAAAACGGCGGGGACCATTCGCCTGAGATCGAGATCGCTTCGTTCGGAGCCAACGCCGCCGACCCGCATCACGAACCCTCGGACGCGGTGATCCGGGAAGGGGACTGCGTCGTCCTCGACCTGTTCAATCCGATCCGCCGCTACTGGTGCGATATGACGCGCACGGTGTTTTTCCGCCGCGCCGGTGACCGGCAGAGGGAAGTGTACGACGCCGTGAAACGAGCAAATCTTGCGGCGGAGGCGATGATCCGCCCGGGCGTACAGATGTGCGAGATCGACCGCGCTGCAAGAAGCGTGCTGGAGCAGGCGGGATACGGCAGGTATTTTACACACCGCCTCGGTCACGGCTGCGGGCTCGACTGTCACGAAGCGCCGGAGAACGGTCCGGCAAGTCTGACTGTCGCGCAGCCCGGCATGGTGTTCTCCGTTGAACCGGGGTCCTATCTGCGGGGGGAATTCGGCGTGCGGATCGAGGACCTGGTACTGGTGACGGAATCCGGCTGCGAGGTGCTGAACCATTACACCAAAGAACTGACCATCGTCTGAACAGGCGAATTGTCCCCGAAAACGGGCAATGAATCAATACGGTATGTAATATTCTGATTCGTTTATACAGAAATCCCGTCGCGTGACGGGATTTCTGCGGTTTATTAAAAGTCCCGGGTGAAAATGTCGCTGTGTTCCAGCAGACTTTCGACCGTGTCGAATCCAAGACGATGCAGCAGCTCAATGACGAAAGGATTGTCGATCGGCGTGGGATAAGCCGCTTCGTCCCCGTAGCGGCGGACATTCTTCCGGCCTTCCTCCGCGGGAATCAGGGCCCTGGGACCGCCGACGCAGCCGCCGACACACCCCATGCCTTCGATAAAATTCGCGGTGACATGACCCGCCAGCACGTCGCTCAGCATTTTTTTGCAGCCGGGCACGCCGTCCGCGTGCGCGGCTTTTACGGTGATCTTTCGGTCCGGGTTCAGCCGTTCGACGGTTTTCTGTACCGCCTCGCTCACTCCGCCGGTGCTGGCGTAGATTCTGCCCGCCCTGGAGGAATGGTCCCGCTCATCCTCCGGCATCTTTGCCGGGTCGATTCCGGCAAAATCAAAAATATCCCGCATTTCCCGAAAGGTGAGGACGTGGTCGGTCGAATCCGCCACGTCCTTTTCGCGCGCCTCCGCCTTTTTGGCGAGGCACGGCCCGATAAAGACGGTCACGGCTTTCGGGTAAAGAGTCTTGATCGATCGGCCGCAGGCGACCATCGGTGAAACGGCGCCCGGAACGTGGGGAATCAGCTCATGATAGACCCGTCGGATCATCGAAATCCACATCGGGCAGCAGCAGCTGGTCAGCTGATAATCTTCTTCCTTTAAAATATTGCGGTCGAATTCCAGCGCTTCTTTAAGGGTCAGGATGTCCGCGAAGAGGGCAACCTCCACCATGCCGGCAAAGCCGATGCGCTTAAACGCGGAGCGCAGCTTGCCCGGCGTGACTTCGCTGCTGAACTGGTTGATGAACGCCGGGGCGATCATCGCGTAGACCGGGGCATCGGCATGATGGATCGCTTCGAGCGCCGGCAGGATGTCGCGGCTTTCCGTCAGCTTGTGCGCCTTGCAGTTTTCAACGCAGTCCTCACACCCGACGCAAAGCTCCGGATCGACGACCAGGTTGCCCTTTTCATCCCGGTACAAGGCGTCGAACAGGCATTTTCCCGCGCAGGCCGCCCGTTCGTCTTCCGAACAGGCACAGTCTCCGATCCGGATCACCGGCGGATGTTTTTCCGGATTCAGCAGGCAGTCCAGCTGGTGCGGGTCATACTTTTCTTTTCTGACCTGTTCCAGTTCTTCCGGCAGCCTGTTCTGCACGGAGGCCTTGACGAGCCTGCCGTAAAGTTCTTCAAATGTCGTCATGAAAGTCGCCTCTTTCTTCGCCGTTCGCCTTGGGGGTCTGTGTTTCGTTATTTTACGCTGGCGGAGGATTCCCTATACGGCCGGATGGGAATCCATCGGCAGGAGGAAACATCTGTATGAATACGGATGTTACAAATTTGTTCATTGATTTTGAAGAAAAATGAGAATAAAATGAAAATTGTAATATTTTAGCAAATTTCCGGCAGCTAAAGGGGGATTTCATGGACATGATCAGCATCCGCGACATTCGGAAAGTGTATCATATCGGCACTGAAAAAATCGTCGCGCTGGGACGCATCAGCCTAAGCGTCGCACAGGGGGAAATCTGCTGCGTTCTGGGGACCTCCGGCTCCGGAAAATCCACTTTGCTCAATATCATGGCCGGGCTGGAGCGTCCTTCGCGGGGCAGCGTCGTGATCGGCGGGACCGATGTGACAGACTACAGCGAAAAGCAATGGGCGCTGTTCCGGCAGAAAAACATCGGGTTTATCTTTCAGTCCTACAATCTTATGCCGACCATGACCGCGGTCGAAAATGTGGCGC
This window contains:
- a CDS encoding gamma-glutamyltransferase family protein, whose protein sequence is MDRNLSYRYPSTRKVVFGTKGMVATSQPLAAQAGLDILKQGGNAVDAAVAAAAVLTVTEPMSNGVGGDAFALVWAGGRLHGLNSSGRSPALLNAEAVRSCGFSEVPRFGWLPVTVPGIPAAWAELSKTFGRLPLTRTLEPAIICAEDGWPVGPVTAAAWKRFEEEFLGGLTGPEYEPLRDTFFPSGRAPLAGELFRLPELAETLKELAVTNCESFYRGGLAEKIDRFSRATGGLLRKSDLERHSSDWVRPLHVRYRGYEISELPPNGHGIVALMALNILKGFPMESRDSPLSIHRMIESLKLAYEDGREYVGDPATMKVSAEALLSESYAEERRSLIGDRAVLPKAGQPEKGGTVYLCTADADGNMVSYIQSSYCSFGSGLVVPGTGISLQNRGMNFSMNPESGNFIGPGRRSYHTIIPAFLSKDGAPVGPFGVMGGFMQPQGHLQVVTNTVDFGLNAQQSLDAPRWRWVGGKRIEVEPEFPAHLVRELQDRGHEISISTVTDDFGRGQIIWKNAEGVLTGGSESRADGQVAAW
- the cutA gene encoding divalent cation tolerance protein CutA, with product MDFEFCKMEIFVPKSHLEAIRRALQSADAGHIGNYDSCLSYSEVTGCWRPLEGSHPYDGEQSRICVGEEYKVEVLCKKDSVEETIRAVKAAHPYEVPVINVIPLYRTGL
- a CDS encoding nitroreductase family protein, yielding MKENFLKALESRRSIYSIGRNSAVTEDEILSIVRRAVSASPSAFNSQSSRVIVLFGKNHDRLWDDLKGILKGMVQADRFAKTEEKIDSFRSGYGTVLYFEDQDVVTGLQNQFPPYKDNFPLWSLQSSGMLQLAVWAALEEAGLGASLQHYNPLIDEKVRENWGAPKSWKLLAQMPFGSVEGKPESKDTGNVDERVKAFR
- the gpmA gene encoding 2,3-diphosphoglycerate-dependent phosphoglycerate mutase, which gives rise to MKLVLLRHGESEWNKKDLFTGWTDVDLSDNGREEARNAGALLRQNGFDFDLCYTSCLKRAIHTLNLALEQMDREWLPVVKSWKLNERHYGALQGLNKAETSQKYGEEQVQMWRRSFDVRPPLLDEGDGRNPRLQAQYREVPARELPRGESLADTIARVVPYFERNIRKEMESGKRVLIAAHGNSLRALIYWFEKLSKEEITGVNLPTGVPLVYTLDEKWNVTGKEYLGDPELIRAKIQSVADQGKTKES
- a CDS encoding heavy-metal-associated domain-containing protein, producing the protein MSKASVYFSLKHQEDQRDCEEIKRRLDSIPGVLSVSISRDRDRVAVDYDTTGTGPDQLRGKLDECGCAVEAEHWQEHRM
- a CDS encoding M24 family metallopeptidase, with protein sequence MNRERLEKVITYMRKEDLNQILVTATPSVYYLTGVWVEPFERMLVLYLRSDGTVKLFGNELFCLKPQAGVELILHKDGENPVQALADALLPGKIGIDKTWRSGFLVGLLQSRSDLVPVEGSAPVDLARMRKDEEEIASMRQASQVNDKVMAFAVGMVKEGARENEIALAVQNLYAQNGGDHSPEIEIASFGANAADPHHEPSDAVIREGDCVVLDLFNPIRRYWCDMTRTVFFRRAGDRQREVYDAVKRANLAAEAMIRPGVQMCEIDRAARSVLEQAGYGRYFTHRLGHGCGLDCHEAPENGPASLTVAQPGMVFSVEPGSYLRGEFGVRIEDLVLVTESGCEVLNHYTKELTIV
- a CDS encoding [Fe-Fe] hydrogenase large subunit C-terminal domain-containing protein, whose protein sequence is MTTFEELYGRLVKASVQNRLPEELEQVRKEKYDPHQLDCLLNPEKHPPVIRIGDCACSEDERAACAGKCLFDALYRDEKGNLVVDPELCVGCEDCVENCKAHKLTESRDILPALEAIHHADAPVYAMIAPAFINQFSSEVTPGKLRSAFKRIGFAGMVEVALFADILTLKEALEFDRNILKEEDYQLTSCCCPMWISMIRRVYHELIPHVPGAVSPMVACGRSIKTLYPKAVTVFIGPCLAKKAEAREKDVADSTDHVLTFREMRDIFDFAGIDPAKMPEDERDHSSRAGRIYASTGGVSEAVQKTVERLNPDRKITVKAAHADGVPGCKKMLSDVLAGHVTANFIEGMGCVGGCVGGPRALIPAEEGRKNVRRYGDEAAYPTPIDNPFVIELLHRLGFDTVESLLEHSDIFTRDF